The following proteins are encoded in a genomic region of Nerophis lumbriciformis linkage group LG23, RoL_Nlum_v2.1, whole genome shotgun sequence:
- the LOC133622577 gene encoding uncharacterized protein → MEDAYRQLHQEFVRLRSLCLRQAALLHQLMAALQKEKGVPDGVLSVQCLQEIPRPFQGPPIRALNPATPSDMNMSHLLTEDLSKFCLKLSDGKTEEKKSSNQWSCDPCGAAEGHQDSMRMLLTDPRTLAVDLPSLSGRLQMSDVTLQSYVCDFCQAVFPGHTTTRGDFLQHLHNHVT, encoded by the exons ATGGAGGACGCCTACAGACAACTTCACCAGGAGTTTGTGCGCCTCAGATCACTTTGTCTCAGGCAGGCTGCTCTGTTGCACCAACTCATGGCAGCCCTGCAGAAAGAGAAAG GTGTTCCCGACGGAGTCCTTTCTGTCCAGTGTCTCCAGGAAATCCCGCGGCCTTTCCAGGGACCACCGATAAGAGCCCTGAACCCTGCGACACCATCTGACATGAACATGTCTCACCTGCTGACTGAAGATTTGTCCAAGTTCTGCTTGAAGTTATCTGATGGCAAAACAGAGGAAAAGAAGTCTTCAAACCAGTGGTCATGTGATCCTTGTGGTGCAGCCGAGGGCCACCAAGACTCAATGAGG ATGCTGCTGACAGACCCACGGACCCTCGCTGTTGACCTTCCCAGTCTGTCGGGCAGACTGCAGATGTCCGACGTAACGCTGCAGTCCTACGTGTGCGACTTCTGCCAGGCAGTTTTTCCCGGACATACGACCACCAGGGGAGACTTCCTGCAGCATCTCCACAACCATGTCACGTAG